A genomic segment from Lineus longissimus chromosome 15, tnLinLong1.2, whole genome shotgun sequence encodes:
- the LOC135500029 gene encoding MAGUK p55 subfamily member 7-like isoform X4 has protein sequence MARRRDNNRSTGSRFLCCMMPVITSPNAQGYMDPGVQKLLTSLREIKSRAQGKDEDLVFLRTFLQNQDLMSLLKVHQTMSDIGNRDLKPLAGNVKEMATEVVDDLRCHPFSSESVELQQLLRKPHMKCVFEAHDKIANKDYSPQLPDIPHEVDEDDQESIKIVRLVKNNEPLGATIKINEQTGQIQIARIMHGGAADRSGLITVGDEVQEVNGISVKGRDPADIVDVLTSVVGPITLKLIPAEIDGKNFRESKTRMKAHFSYDPREDKLIPCKEAGLAFKRGDVLHIVNQDDPLWWQARKEGDQNMRAGLIPGRHLQERKEAYKTACSIESSGNKTKSKSVKFSPKLGRQQKKTKKIMYQTCHNEDFDCEEIITYEEVEQYDPKPGMYRPVVLIGPPGVGRNELKRRLISTKVDHFKCTIPHTSRLPKPSEIDGQEYFFISREEMETDIANKRFVEHGEYKGNYYGTSYEQIRSAINEGKVCILTPHPQALKLLRTAEMKPYIIFIKPPSLEQLKATRTSKNAKSAFDEKSLRPFTSEELKEMVLHAARLETTYSHLFDQVIVNDDLETAVEDLCKAVHKIENEPQWVPAGWVR, from the exons GGGTACAAAAACTGCTGACCTCATTGCGAGAAATCAAATCTCGTGCCCAGGGAAAGGATGAGGACCTTGTCTTCCTGAGGACGTTTCTACAGAACCAGGACCTCATGTCGCTGCTTAAAGTACACCAAACCATGTCGGACATTGGGAACAGGGATCTCAAGCCTCTGGCAGGCAATGTGAAAGAAATGGCCACTGAG GTCGTGGACGACTTACGGTGCCATCCTTTTTCATCAGAATCGGTGGAGCTTCAACAATTGCTACGGAAACCACACATGAAG TGTGTGTTTGAAGCTCACGATAAAATCGCCAACAAGGACTACAGTCCACAGTTACCCGACATTCCCCATGAGGTGGATGAGGATGATCAGGAGTCTATCAAGATTGTACGACTCGTCAAAAACAACGAACCCCTT GGTGCTACCATaaagataaatgaacaaacggGTCAGATCCAAATAGCGAGGATAATGCACGGCGGTGCGGCGGATCGGAGCGGGTTAATCACGGTCGGTGATGAAGTCCAGGAGGTGAACGGGATATCGGTGAAGGGGAGGGATCCGGCAGACATCGTGGATGTTTTG ACCAGCGTCGTTGGACCAATCACATTAAAGCTGATCCCGGCGGAAATTGACGGAAAGAATTTCCGGGAAAGTAAG ACTCGCATGAAGGCACACTTCAGTTATGACCCCCGTGAAGACAAACTGATCCCCTGCAAGGAGGCAGGACTGGCATTCAAGCGGGGGGACGTCCTGCATATCGTGAATCAAGATGACCCCCTCTGGTGGCAGGCCAGGAAGGAGGGGGACCAGAATATGCGGGCGGGGCTCATTCCAGGGAGGCATTTGCAGGAAAG AAAAGAGGCCTATAAAACTGCTTGTAGTATAGAAAGCTCAGGGAATAAAACAAAAAGTAAATCTGTGAAATTCAGCCCAAAACTCGGCAGGCAGCAGAAAAAGACCAAGAAGATTATGTACCAGACGTGTCACAATGAAG ATTTTGATTGTGAAGAAATCATCACTTACGAAGAGGTGGAACAATACGACCCTAAACCGGGGATGTACCGCCCAGTTGTACTTATCG GTCCCCCTGGTGTTGGTAGAAATGAACTAAAAAGGAGACTTATCTCAACAAAGGTGGACCACTTCAAGTGTACCATACCTC ACACTTCCAGACTTCCCAAGCCATCAGAGATCGACGGCCAAGAATATTTCTTCATCTCGCGCGAGGAAATGGAGACAGACATCGCCAATAAAAG ATTTGTAGAGCATGGCGAATATAAAGGCAATTATTACGGGACGAGCTACGAACAAATACGATCTGCTATCAACGAAGGGAAAGTCTGCATACTGACGCCACATCCTCAG GCACTCAAATTGCTACGAACTGCTGAAATGAAGCCATACATCATATTTATAAAGCCACCGTCACTTGAACAACTTAAGGCCACGCGAACAAGCAAGAATGCCAAGTCAGCGTTTGATGAGAAATCACTCAGACCTTTCACA TCTGAAGAATTGAAAGAGATGGTCCTCCACGCAGCAAGACTAGAGACGACGTACTCACATTTATTCGACCAAGTCATTGTTAACGACGATTTGGAAACTGCCGTTGAAGATCTTTGTAAGGCCGTGCACAAGATTGAGAATGAGCCTCAGTGGGTCCCTGCTGGGTGGGTTCGGTGA
- the LOC135500029 gene encoding MAGUK p55 subfamily member 7-like isoform X6 produces the protein MSLLKVHQTMSDIGNRDLKPLAGNVKEMATEVVDDLRCHPFSSESVELQQLLRKPHMKCVFEAHDKIANKDYSPQLPDIPHEVDEDDQESIKIVRLVKNNEPLGATIKINEQTGQIQIARIMHGGAADRSGLITVGDEVQEVNGISVKGRDPADIVDVLTSVVGPITLKLIPAEIDGKNFRESKTRMKAHFSYDPREDKLIPCKEAGLAFKRGDVLHIVNQDDPLWWQARKEGDQNMRAGLIPGRHLQERKEAYKTACSIESSGNKTKSKSVKFSPKLGRQQKKTKKIMYQTCHNEDFDCEEIITYEEVEQYDPKPGMYRPVVLIGPPGVGRNELKRRLISTKVDHFKCTIPHTSRLPKPSEIDGQEYFFISREEMETDIANKRFVEHGEYKGNYYGTSYEQIRSAINEGKVCILTPHPQALKLLRTAEMKPYIIFIKPPSLEQLKATRTSKNAKSAFDEKSLRPFTSEELKEMVLHAARLETTYSHLFDQVIVNDDLETAVEDLCKAVHKIENEPQWVPAGWVR, from the exons ATGTCGCTGCTTAAAGTACACCAAACCATGTCGGACATTGGGAACAGGGATCTCAAGCCTCTGGCAGGCAATGTGAAAGAAATGGCCACTGAG GTCGTGGACGACTTACGGTGCCATCCTTTTTCATCAGAATCGGTGGAGCTTCAACAATTGCTACGGAAACCACACATGAAG TGTGTGTTTGAAGCTCACGATAAAATCGCCAACAAGGACTACAGTCCACAGTTACCCGACATTCCCCATGAGGTGGATGAGGATGATCAGGAGTCTATCAAGATTGTACGACTCGTCAAAAACAACGAACCCCTT GGTGCTACCATaaagataaatgaacaaacggGTCAGATCCAAATAGCGAGGATAATGCACGGCGGTGCGGCGGATCGGAGCGGGTTAATCACGGTCGGTGATGAAGTCCAGGAGGTGAACGGGATATCGGTGAAGGGGAGGGATCCGGCAGACATCGTGGATGTTTTG ACCAGCGTCGTTGGACCAATCACATTAAAGCTGATCCCGGCGGAAATTGACGGAAAGAATTTCCGGGAAAGTAAG ACTCGCATGAAGGCACACTTCAGTTATGACCCCCGTGAAGACAAACTGATCCCCTGCAAGGAGGCAGGACTGGCATTCAAGCGGGGGGACGTCCTGCATATCGTGAATCAAGATGACCCCCTCTGGTGGCAGGCCAGGAAGGAGGGGGACCAGAATATGCGGGCGGGGCTCATTCCAGGGAGGCATTTGCAGGAAAG AAAAGAGGCCTATAAAACTGCTTGTAGTATAGAAAGCTCAGGGAATAAAACAAAAAGTAAATCTGTGAAATTCAGCCCAAAACTCGGCAGGCAGCAGAAAAAGACCAAGAAGATTATGTACCAGACGTGTCACAATGAAG ATTTTGATTGTGAAGAAATCATCACTTACGAAGAGGTGGAACAATACGACCCTAAACCGGGGATGTACCGCCCAGTTGTACTTATCG GTCCCCCTGGTGTTGGTAGAAATGAACTAAAAAGGAGACTTATCTCAACAAAGGTGGACCACTTCAAGTGTACCATACCTC ACACTTCCAGACTTCCCAAGCCATCAGAGATCGACGGCCAAGAATATTTCTTCATCTCGCGCGAGGAAATGGAGACAGACATCGCCAATAAAAG ATTTGTAGAGCATGGCGAATATAAAGGCAATTATTACGGGACGAGCTACGAACAAATACGATCTGCTATCAACGAAGGGAAAGTCTGCATACTGACGCCACATCCTCAG GCACTCAAATTGCTACGAACTGCTGAAATGAAGCCATACATCATATTTATAAAGCCACCGTCACTTGAACAACTTAAGGCCACGCGAACAAGCAAGAATGCCAAGTCAGCGTTTGATGAGAAATCACTCAGACCTTTCACA TCTGAAGAATTGAAAGAGATGGTCCTCCACGCAGCAAGACTAGAGACGACGTACTCACATTTATTCGACCAAGTCATTGTTAACGACGATTTGGAAACTGCCGTTGAAGATCTTTGTAAGGCCGTGCACAAGATTGAGAATGAGCCTCAGTGGGTCCCTGCTGGGTGGGTTCGGTGA
- the LOC135500029 gene encoding MAGUK p55 subfamily member 7-like isoform X3: protein MAYSGLERRDNNRSTGSRFLCCMMPVITSPNAQGYMDPGVQKLLTSLREIKSRAQGKDEDLVFLRTFLQNQDLMSLLKVHQTMSDIGNRDLKPLAGNVKEMATEVVDDLRCHPFSSESVELQQLLRKPHMKCVFEAHDKIANKDYSPQLPDIPHEVDEDDQESIKIVRLVKNNEPLGATIKINEQTGQIQIARIMHGGAADRSGLITVGDEVQEVNGISVKGRDPADIVDVLTSVVGPITLKLIPAEIDGKNFRESKTRMKAHFSYDPREDKLIPCKEAGLAFKRGDVLHIVNQDDPLWWQARKEGDQNMRAGLIPGRHLQERKEAYKTACSIESSGNKTKSKSVKFSPKLGRQQKKTKKIMYQTCHNEDFDCEEIITYEEVEQYDPKPGMYRPVVLIGPPGVGRNELKRRLISTKVDHFKCTIPHTSRLPKPSEIDGQEYFFISREEMETDIANKRFVEHGEYKGNYYGTSYEQIRSAINEGKVCILTPHPQALKLLRTAEMKPYIIFIKPPSLEQLKATRTSKNAKSAFDEKSLRPFTSEELKEMVLHAARLETTYSHLFDQVIVNDDLETAVEDLCKAVHKIENEPQWVPAGWVR from the exons GGGTACAAAAACTGCTGACCTCATTGCGAGAAATCAAATCTCGTGCCCAGGGAAAGGATGAGGACCTTGTCTTCCTGAGGACGTTTCTACAGAACCAGGACCTCATGTCGCTGCTTAAAGTACACCAAACCATGTCGGACATTGGGAACAGGGATCTCAAGCCTCTGGCAGGCAATGTGAAAGAAATGGCCACTGAG GTCGTGGACGACTTACGGTGCCATCCTTTTTCATCAGAATCGGTGGAGCTTCAACAATTGCTACGGAAACCACACATGAAG TGTGTGTTTGAAGCTCACGATAAAATCGCCAACAAGGACTACAGTCCACAGTTACCCGACATTCCCCATGAGGTGGATGAGGATGATCAGGAGTCTATCAAGATTGTACGACTCGTCAAAAACAACGAACCCCTT GGTGCTACCATaaagataaatgaacaaacggGTCAGATCCAAATAGCGAGGATAATGCACGGCGGTGCGGCGGATCGGAGCGGGTTAATCACGGTCGGTGATGAAGTCCAGGAGGTGAACGGGATATCGGTGAAGGGGAGGGATCCGGCAGACATCGTGGATGTTTTG ACCAGCGTCGTTGGACCAATCACATTAAAGCTGATCCCGGCGGAAATTGACGGAAAGAATTTCCGGGAAAGTAAG ACTCGCATGAAGGCACACTTCAGTTATGACCCCCGTGAAGACAAACTGATCCCCTGCAAGGAGGCAGGACTGGCATTCAAGCGGGGGGACGTCCTGCATATCGTGAATCAAGATGACCCCCTCTGGTGGCAGGCCAGGAAGGAGGGGGACCAGAATATGCGGGCGGGGCTCATTCCAGGGAGGCATTTGCAGGAAAG AAAAGAGGCCTATAAAACTGCTTGTAGTATAGAAAGCTCAGGGAATAAAACAAAAAGTAAATCTGTGAAATTCAGCCCAAAACTCGGCAGGCAGCAGAAAAAGACCAAGAAGATTATGTACCAGACGTGTCACAATGAAG ATTTTGATTGTGAAGAAATCATCACTTACGAAGAGGTGGAACAATACGACCCTAAACCGGGGATGTACCGCCCAGTTGTACTTATCG GTCCCCCTGGTGTTGGTAGAAATGAACTAAAAAGGAGACTTATCTCAACAAAGGTGGACCACTTCAAGTGTACCATACCTC ACACTTCCAGACTTCCCAAGCCATCAGAGATCGACGGCCAAGAATATTTCTTCATCTCGCGCGAGGAAATGGAGACAGACATCGCCAATAAAAG ATTTGTAGAGCATGGCGAATATAAAGGCAATTATTACGGGACGAGCTACGAACAAATACGATCTGCTATCAACGAAGGGAAAGTCTGCATACTGACGCCACATCCTCAG GCACTCAAATTGCTACGAACTGCTGAAATGAAGCCATACATCATATTTATAAAGCCACCGTCACTTGAACAACTTAAGGCCACGCGAACAAGCAAGAATGCCAAGTCAGCGTTTGATGAGAAATCACTCAGACCTTTCACA TCTGAAGAATTGAAAGAGATGGTCCTCCACGCAGCAAGACTAGAGACGACGTACTCACATTTATTCGACCAAGTCATTGTTAACGACGATTTGGAAACTGCCGTTGAAGATCTTTGTAAGGCCGTGCACAAGATTGAGAATGAGCCTCAGTGGGTCCCTGCTGGGTGGGTTCGGTGA
- the LOC135500029 gene encoding MAGUK p55 subfamily member 7-like isoform X5 produces the protein MMPVITSPNAQGYMDPGVQKLLTSLREIKSRAQGKDEDLVFLRTFLQNQDLMSLLKVHQTMSDIGNRDLKPLAGNVKEMATEVVDDLRCHPFSSESVELQQLLRKPHMKCVFEAHDKIANKDYSPQLPDIPHEVDEDDQESIKIVRLVKNNEPLGATIKINEQTGQIQIARIMHGGAADRSGLITVGDEVQEVNGISVKGRDPADIVDVLTSVVGPITLKLIPAEIDGKNFRESKTRMKAHFSYDPREDKLIPCKEAGLAFKRGDVLHIVNQDDPLWWQARKEGDQNMRAGLIPGRHLQERKEAYKTACSIESSGNKTKSKSVKFSPKLGRQQKKTKKIMYQTCHNEDFDCEEIITYEEVEQYDPKPGMYRPVVLIGPPGVGRNELKRRLISTKVDHFKCTIPHTSRLPKPSEIDGQEYFFISREEMETDIANKRFVEHGEYKGNYYGTSYEQIRSAINEGKVCILTPHPQALKLLRTAEMKPYIIFIKPPSLEQLKATRTSKNAKSAFDEKSLRPFTSEELKEMVLHAARLETTYSHLFDQVIVNDDLETAVEDLCKAVHKIENEPQWVPAGWVR, from the exons GGGTACAAAAACTGCTGACCTCATTGCGAGAAATCAAATCTCGTGCCCAGGGAAAGGATGAGGACCTTGTCTTCCTGAGGACGTTTCTACAGAACCAGGACCTCATGTCGCTGCTTAAAGTACACCAAACCATGTCGGACATTGGGAACAGGGATCTCAAGCCTCTGGCAGGCAATGTGAAAGAAATGGCCACTGAG GTCGTGGACGACTTACGGTGCCATCCTTTTTCATCAGAATCGGTGGAGCTTCAACAATTGCTACGGAAACCACACATGAAG TGTGTGTTTGAAGCTCACGATAAAATCGCCAACAAGGACTACAGTCCACAGTTACCCGACATTCCCCATGAGGTGGATGAGGATGATCAGGAGTCTATCAAGATTGTACGACTCGTCAAAAACAACGAACCCCTT GGTGCTACCATaaagataaatgaacaaacggGTCAGATCCAAATAGCGAGGATAATGCACGGCGGTGCGGCGGATCGGAGCGGGTTAATCACGGTCGGTGATGAAGTCCAGGAGGTGAACGGGATATCGGTGAAGGGGAGGGATCCGGCAGACATCGTGGATGTTTTG ACCAGCGTCGTTGGACCAATCACATTAAAGCTGATCCCGGCGGAAATTGACGGAAAGAATTTCCGGGAAAGTAAG ACTCGCATGAAGGCACACTTCAGTTATGACCCCCGTGAAGACAAACTGATCCCCTGCAAGGAGGCAGGACTGGCATTCAAGCGGGGGGACGTCCTGCATATCGTGAATCAAGATGACCCCCTCTGGTGGCAGGCCAGGAAGGAGGGGGACCAGAATATGCGGGCGGGGCTCATTCCAGGGAGGCATTTGCAGGAAAG AAAAGAGGCCTATAAAACTGCTTGTAGTATAGAAAGCTCAGGGAATAAAACAAAAAGTAAATCTGTGAAATTCAGCCCAAAACTCGGCAGGCAGCAGAAAAAGACCAAGAAGATTATGTACCAGACGTGTCACAATGAAG ATTTTGATTGTGAAGAAATCATCACTTACGAAGAGGTGGAACAATACGACCCTAAACCGGGGATGTACCGCCCAGTTGTACTTATCG GTCCCCCTGGTGTTGGTAGAAATGAACTAAAAAGGAGACTTATCTCAACAAAGGTGGACCACTTCAAGTGTACCATACCTC ACACTTCCAGACTTCCCAAGCCATCAGAGATCGACGGCCAAGAATATTTCTTCATCTCGCGCGAGGAAATGGAGACAGACATCGCCAATAAAAG ATTTGTAGAGCATGGCGAATATAAAGGCAATTATTACGGGACGAGCTACGAACAAATACGATCTGCTATCAACGAAGGGAAAGTCTGCATACTGACGCCACATCCTCAG GCACTCAAATTGCTACGAACTGCTGAAATGAAGCCATACATCATATTTATAAAGCCACCGTCACTTGAACAACTTAAGGCCACGCGAACAAGCAAGAATGCCAAGTCAGCGTTTGATGAGAAATCACTCAGACCTTTCACA TCTGAAGAATTGAAAGAGATGGTCCTCCACGCAGCAAGACTAGAGACGACGTACTCACATTTATTCGACCAAGTCATTGTTAACGACGATTTGGAAACTGCCGTTGAAGATCTTTGTAAGGCCGTGCACAAGATTGAGAATGAGCCTCAGTGGGTCCCTGCTGGGTGGGTTCGGTGA
- the LOC135500029 gene encoding MAGUK p55 subfamily member 7-like isoform X2 produces MDFQLFRRRDNNRSTGSRFLCCMMPVITSPNAQGYMDPGVQKLLTSLREIKSRAQGKDEDLVFLRTFLQNQDLMSLLKVHQTMSDIGNRDLKPLAGNVKEMATEVVDDLRCHPFSSESVELQQLLRKPHMKCVFEAHDKIANKDYSPQLPDIPHEVDEDDQESIKIVRLVKNNEPLGATIKINEQTGQIQIARIMHGGAADRSGLITVGDEVQEVNGISVKGRDPADIVDVLTSVVGPITLKLIPAEIDGKNFRESKTRMKAHFSYDPREDKLIPCKEAGLAFKRGDVLHIVNQDDPLWWQARKEGDQNMRAGLIPGRHLQERKEAYKTACSIESSGNKTKSKSVKFSPKLGRQQKKTKKIMYQTCHNEDFDCEEIITYEEVEQYDPKPGMYRPVVLIGPPGVGRNELKRRLISTKVDHFKCTIPHTSRLPKPSEIDGQEYFFISREEMETDIANKRFVEHGEYKGNYYGTSYEQIRSAINEGKVCILTPHPQALKLLRTAEMKPYIIFIKPPSLEQLKATRTSKNAKSAFDEKSLRPFTSEELKEMVLHAARLETTYSHLFDQVIVNDDLETAVEDLCKAVHKIENEPQWVPAGWVR; encoded by the exons GGGTACAAAAACTGCTGACCTCATTGCGAGAAATCAAATCTCGTGCCCAGGGAAAGGATGAGGACCTTGTCTTCCTGAGGACGTTTCTACAGAACCAGGACCTCATGTCGCTGCTTAAAGTACACCAAACCATGTCGGACATTGGGAACAGGGATCTCAAGCCTCTGGCAGGCAATGTGAAAGAAATGGCCACTGAG GTCGTGGACGACTTACGGTGCCATCCTTTTTCATCAGAATCGGTGGAGCTTCAACAATTGCTACGGAAACCACACATGAAG TGTGTGTTTGAAGCTCACGATAAAATCGCCAACAAGGACTACAGTCCACAGTTACCCGACATTCCCCATGAGGTGGATGAGGATGATCAGGAGTCTATCAAGATTGTACGACTCGTCAAAAACAACGAACCCCTT GGTGCTACCATaaagataaatgaacaaacggGTCAGATCCAAATAGCGAGGATAATGCACGGCGGTGCGGCGGATCGGAGCGGGTTAATCACGGTCGGTGATGAAGTCCAGGAGGTGAACGGGATATCGGTGAAGGGGAGGGATCCGGCAGACATCGTGGATGTTTTG ACCAGCGTCGTTGGACCAATCACATTAAAGCTGATCCCGGCGGAAATTGACGGAAAGAATTTCCGGGAAAGTAAG ACTCGCATGAAGGCACACTTCAGTTATGACCCCCGTGAAGACAAACTGATCCCCTGCAAGGAGGCAGGACTGGCATTCAAGCGGGGGGACGTCCTGCATATCGTGAATCAAGATGACCCCCTCTGGTGGCAGGCCAGGAAGGAGGGGGACCAGAATATGCGGGCGGGGCTCATTCCAGGGAGGCATTTGCAGGAAAG AAAAGAGGCCTATAAAACTGCTTGTAGTATAGAAAGCTCAGGGAATAAAACAAAAAGTAAATCTGTGAAATTCAGCCCAAAACTCGGCAGGCAGCAGAAAAAGACCAAGAAGATTATGTACCAGACGTGTCACAATGAAG ATTTTGATTGTGAAGAAATCATCACTTACGAAGAGGTGGAACAATACGACCCTAAACCGGGGATGTACCGCCCAGTTGTACTTATCG GTCCCCCTGGTGTTGGTAGAAATGAACTAAAAAGGAGACTTATCTCAACAAAGGTGGACCACTTCAAGTGTACCATACCTC ACACTTCCAGACTTCCCAAGCCATCAGAGATCGACGGCCAAGAATATTTCTTCATCTCGCGCGAGGAAATGGAGACAGACATCGCCAATAAAAG ATTTGTAGAGCATGGCGAATATAAAGGCAATTATTACGGGACGAGCTACGAACAAATACGATCTGCTATCAACGAAGGGAAAGTCTGCATACTGACGCCACATCCTCAG GCACTCAAATTGCTACGAACTGCTGAAATGAAGCCATACATCATATTTATAAAGCCACCGTCACTTGAACAACTTAAGGCCACGCGAACAAGCAAGAATGCCAAGTCAGCGTTTGATGAGAAATCACTCAGACCTTTCACA TCTGAAGAATTGAAAGAGATGGTCCTCCACGCAGCAAGACTAGAGACGACGTACTCACATTTATTCGACCAAGTCATTGTTAACGACGATTTGGAAACTGCCGTTGAAGATCTTTGTAAGGCCGTGCACAAGATTGAGAATGAGCCTCAGTGGGTCCCTGCTGGGTGGGTTCGGTGA